The DNA region CATTTTTAGCCATGCTTACCCATTGCTGGGCATTAAAATCTATCGGGTTGAAAAAATCTTTGAGGTTGGTGTAATTATGCACGGTGAGCTTTCTCTCGTTCATTACCCACTCTCCGCTTCCGGGAATGCTAAATGGCCCCCAATGGATAAATAATCCGAAGCGGGCATCATTAAACCATTCCCTTTGTTTTAGGTTTGAGGCAGAAGGCACGTAATCTTGTGCATGTAACTGAAGGGTTAAAAGCAGGCCAAGGCCCACCAGAAATAATTTTCTCATAAAAAGTAATTTGGTTAGTTTTTTTAGTCTATTGAAGCGGTTGCCTTTGTGGGCTTCCCGATCACCTTGTAATTACCATCGCCCTTTAATATGGCCAGTATCTGCGCTTGATTGGCAAACAGTTTCCTGGCAGCGGCCAGTTCCTTATCGTACTGAAAGCTTTGTTCTATCCTGCCTTTTTCGTAAAAATAACGGCTAATTATCTGTGTCTCCAAAACCCGCTTAATTTCAGCCTTGTGGCTGGTCAAATCGGTTTTTTTCGAAGAAGTTAACCTGGCTTTGAGATTATTGAGGTCGGTTTTTACTTCAACTGATTTATTTTCCTTTTCGGCTGATGCCTGCAATTCTGCAAGCAATCGTTCGGTGCGGCTTTGGTAGCTCAAATCTTTCTCAACCAGCGTATTCGCAAAAGCGGTATAATCGGCGTCGGAGATTTGGAAATCTTTTGCAGCTGCTAAACTCGGCTTTTGCTTTTTATATTGGTTTGCAAAGGCGAAGAACAGGTTTTTGTTAATGAGCGAAAGGGTAATGGGGCTTAACTTATCAGCGTCGACCACAATGTCGGGATAGACGCCATTTCCACTGTAAACGTTTCTGCCAGTTTTTGTGGGATACATCGTCATTGTAGAATCTGCAAAGCGTTCTGCCATGCCATTGGCATCTTTATGGGCGTAATCTAACTTTTGAATACACCTGCCTGATGGCGTGTAGTATTTTGCAACTGTTACTTTAACTAAGCTGTTATACGGCAAGTTAAACGTTTGCTGCACGAGGCCTTTTCCATAGCTTCGCTGGCCAATAATAATGCCGCGGTCTAAATCTTGCAAGGCGCCGGCAACAATTTCTGAGGCTGAGGCAGAATTGCCATTTACCAAAACAACGAGGGGCAAACTCGCCGCAACGGGCGCTGCAAAGGTTTTGTAGGTAATGGTTTTTTCAACGTTTTTCCCTTTTTGTGTAACCACTAATTGGTCTTTAGCTACAAAAAGGTTAACGATTTTAACGGCTTCTTGCAGAATCCCACCACCATTGTTCCTTAAATCGAGTACAATGCCCTTAGGGTTTTCTTTTTGAATGGCCATAAGTGCATCTTTAACTTCCTGCCCGGCATTTTCTAAAAATTTATCTAACTTAATGTAGCCTATGCCATCGCCCACCATACCTGAGTAGGATACGTTTGGCTGCTTAATCTCATCACGCACCAACTTTTTAGGCATCTCCTTGCCATCTCTCAATAAAATAAGGTCGACAGGCGTTCCTTTAGGGCCGCGTAAAAGTTGACTGACCTCAATCCGCTCTTTTCCCTTCACTGCGATACCATTAATGCTTACGATCTGATCGCCGGCTTTTACATCACTTTTATTTGCAGGATAGCCCTCGCTAACCTCATTTACAAACAACCTGCCCTCTATAAATACAGTGCTTGCCCCAATGCCGCCATATTGTGTGCTCACGTATTTAAGCTTATAATCTTCAATTTCAGATTCTGGAACGTATTCGGTGTAGGGGTCTAAGCTTTCCAACATGGCATCGATACCCGTTTTCATGAGCAGCGGAGCATTGGTGTCATCAACGTAATTGATATTGATCTCTTTGTATAATGAGGCGAAAATATCGAGGTTTTTAGATACCAGGAACAAATCTTCTTTAAAAGAAAAGGATAGGATAGCGAAGCCGAACGTGGCTGCTAAAAGACCGTATTTTAGTTTTTTCATTCCTTAAATGTTTTTCAGGCGGGCTTCTTCAAAATTGTATCGCTACCGATTTGATTGGCACAAGGGTAAATGTACAAAAACCAGCAAACATTAAAAAAGCTTATTGCTTTGAGGGCGTAAAATAACTACATCCGTTGACTGAAGTCAACGGCAATGATTGATATTTTGGAAAGAAGAGCTTTTAAGCGAATCGTCATTGCGAACTGAAGCGACGCCTAAGTAGGAGGGTGAAGCAATCTGGTTTCAATTTGTCCGAAGGAAAAGAAATTATTATCTTAAAGCCTGTTTCCTGTGGTATCGGCCAATGCCTTTTGGATAGTGAATATTTTTAACCGTTGACTGAAGTCAACGGCAATGAGATGAAGCTATGATACGCATTTTGAGTAGCAAATGATTTTTAGTCATCGACTGAAGTCGACAGCAATGAATGCTATTTCGGTGAATCGAATTCTTAAAGCCTGTTTCCTTTGGTATCGGCCAATGCTTTTTGGATGGTAAATTCGATGTAAGTGCGGTCGCGTTTTACCAGTCGCATTAAATCTGCTACCAACTGATCTTCGTTGCCTGGTGTAAAATCTAAGGGTTCGTTGGCCAGATCGCGGTACTTGCGCAAGAATTTGGTTTTTACCTTAAATGCGGTTTCGGGAGTAAGTTGAAAATTAGCCATACAGATTTATTTGCTGCAAAAGTAAAAAATATTTATATAGGTTGGAGCCATTTTATAGGAAAGTAAGAAAAGCTTTGCAGGTTTATTATTTCTTGCACGATAATTGTGTTAAATCGCCGTTATAAATCGAAAAATTTATACATCCCTATTTTAAACTAAAAGAAAATTATGAAAAAGATCATCCTATCTGTTGTTTTCCTAACTGTTTGTTGGGCAACATCACAAGCACAAACTTTTAACCTGGGTATTAAGGCAGGCGTAAACCTTGCAAAAATCAATGCCGATTTTGCCAAGGAAGAAAACAGGCTTGGCTACCAGGTTGGTGCATGGGCACGCGTTGGTGGTGCCAGTTTTTATGTACAGCCCGAAGCCTATATTGGAAGCAAAGGAAACAAGTTCATTAGCATCACCCAAACGGATGGCAATGAAGTTTCGGCAGAGGGTAAGGTGAAATTCACAACGTTAACGGTACCTGTTCTGTTCGGTACAAAGTTCGGAGCCAACAACCTTAACTTTCGCTTAATGGCTGGTCCGGCGATTTCGTTTGTACTGGATGAAAATTCGAGCTTCAGTTCTGCTTACCAGCAAGCAACTGATTTTAATGATTACAAAAACCAGGCTTTTGCCATTCAGGCGGGTGCGGGCGTTGATGTTGGCGCTATTTCTGTCGATTTGCGTTACGAAGCTGGCTTAACAAACATTAGCAACAGCGATAGGTATAGCCAAAAACAAAATGTGTTTCAGTTGAGCTTAG from Pedobacter endophyticus includes:
- a CDS encoding porin family protein, whose translation is MKKIILSVVFLTVCWATSQAQTFNLGIKAGVNLAKINADFAKEENRLGYQVGAWARVGGASFYVQPEAYIGSKGNKFISITQTDGNEVSAEGKVKFTTLTVPVLFGTKFGANNLNFRLMAGPAISFVLDENSSFSSAYQQATDFNDYKNQAFAIQAGAGVDVGAISVDLRYEAGLTNISNSDRYSQKQNVFQLSLGLKVL
- a CDS encoding S41 family peptidase, which translates into the protein MKKLKYGLLAATFGFAILSFSFKEDLFLVSKNLDIFASLYKEININYVDDTNAPLLMKTGIDAMLESLDPYTEYVPESEIEDYKLKYVSTQYGGIGASTVFIEGRLFVNEVSEGYPANKSDVKAGDQIVSINGIAVKGKERIEVSQLLRGPKGTPVDLILLRDGKEMPKKLVRDEIKQPNVSYSGMVGDGIGYIKLDKFLENAGQEVKDALMAIQKENPKGIVLDLRNNGGGILQEAVKIVNLFVAKDQLVVTQKGKNVEKTITYKTFAAPVAASLPLVVLVNGNSASASEIVAGALQDLDRGIIIGQRSYGKGLVQQTFNLPYNSLVKVTVAKYYTPSGRCIQKLDYAHKDANGMAERFADSTMTMYPTKTGRNVYSGNGVYPDIVVDADKLSPITLSLINKNLFFAFANQYKKQKPSLAAAKDFQISDADYTAFANTLVEKDLSYQSRTERLLAELQASAEKENKSVEVKTDLNNLKARLTSSKKTDLTSHKAEIKRVLETQIISRYFYEKGRIEQSFQYDKELAAARKLFANQAQILAILKGDGNYKVIGKPTKATASID